DNA from Onychomys torridus chromosome 1, mOncTor1.1, whole genome shotgun sequence:
aaaatagagagccaggcattggtgcattcccagcacttgggaagcagaggcaggcagatctttgtgagttcaatgctagcctggtctccaaagggagttccaggaaaggtacaaaggtatacagagaaattctatcttgaaaaaccaaaaaaaaaaaaaaaaaggaaaatagttgTGTTCGAGTGCATAACTCTGAACTTTCCATTTTAGTAGGAGCCTCTTTAAAGCAATGAAAAATCAGAGTGCCACCAAGGATTTGTGTTTTTCATAGCTCTGCTTACTTAGGTTCTTAAGAGAAGGGTTATCAGAGTTATGGTgtctattgctttgatgaaacatcatgatcaaaagcagcttggggaggaaaaagtGTCTTTCAGcatacaactctcaggtcatactccatcatcaaagggaggaagtcaggacaggaagaaaaCTGGAAGTGGGAAAGCTTACAGCTCTCAGGCCATACTCCATCATCAAAGggagaaagtcaggacaggaagaaagCTGGAGGCAGGGACTCAAGCAACAGCTGTTGGAGGAGctttgcttactgtcttgctccccatggcttgctcagccatttTTCTTACATCATCCAGAACTACCAGCCCAGGGCTTGCACCATTCACAGTGAACTAGATTTTCCCACATCTatcataaattaagaaaatgccccacaggctttctACAGAATGATCGTaggaaagcattttctcaattgagagttcttcctctcagatgactctagctgtgtcaacttgaccaaaaacaaaacaaaacaaaacacaaaagcaaaacaaaacataaaccaaacaaacaaaaaacccaaccagcaCATGTATTATTATGCAGATAAAAAGAGAACTTGGTAGACTTCAAACTGAGCCttaataattaatcatcataTGAAAAAGCTAAAAAGTTATAACATGGGGAAGCACACACTCTAACACTTAAGAGGGAGTATTCAGAAAAACAGAATGTGAAATGGTTGGACAGAGGGAGAACCTGTGGCAGATTGTGATCCATTGTTGAGTTAAGCATGAGATCTGTAGTCCCCATAGACTCTGACACTCTTCATGCTTAGGTCCCAACCTCTGGTCCTCACAAACTCCTCTCACTGAACTTCTGTCCAGGGCCAGCCCTGGGCTTCTTCTCtttagatattttcttctttctttggctCCTCCccaaaattatttaatttgttcTGGAATTTTCTCTTTGGTCATACTAACTATTCTTTGACTCTCAATCTTAGTTAAATTTGGGTATCTGAGGAAAGTACACTGTCTTCAAAGCTCTGTTGAAGAGACACCACTCTCCTCCTTCTCTATAGGCACCAGTACCCAGTGTTGACATTCTCTTGGGTTCTCATTTCACTTATAAATCAATTACTGGCCAACTTCATGATAAAGCATTGATGCCATTAGTACCATTGTCCTGAGATTGGTACTGAACTCCAATTTTCTTCTTCTCACCTATTAAAGACTTTGCCCACGTCTCAATCTTTTACCCTACTCAATGAGTAATGGGTAATTAATGGCAGAGAGCCATGGATGTGACCTGAAAAAGCTTAGTGTCTTAGTCCTCATCATAGCATCCATTTCTCCCCACAATTCACCCGAGAACCTCACTACAATATTTTCAGTGAGATTGTAGTTACATACAGCAATCCAAAGTATTCTATTGTCTATGTCAATTTTAATAAtaggattattatttttctagtgcttgggattgaacccaaggccttctTGCATgcaaagcaagtgctctaccatcgAGCTATAGCCCTAGCATAAAACACTTgtttgaagacaggaagaagtcaaTTTTGAACCATCCAATCTAATACTTTGTAGAGGAGTGGAAAACATAGGTTTTGACAGAGTTTTCTATAGCTTTTATAGAATCTGTTATATTAAAaattctctctgtctatctatctgtctctctgtcatccTGGTACCCTGTACTCCACCATCTCGGCACCCCAGGAACACTGTGTCTTTGATTCCCCAAACTCTGTGATCCTCTGGAGCACTGGACCCTGTAGATATACAGGTTCTAGAAGTCCTGGGAGTTTTTGGACCTTGCAAGAAAGGTTTTGCCTCAGAGTCCTAGGCAAGCAGCTTCTCTCTGGCTTCAGAAAGAACAATAGGATTCTTCAGTGTTATGAtgttcctgcctcatcctcctgagggCTATGGTTACAGAAGTGTATCATCATGTCAAGCATTTTATTATCATATTTAGTCAGTATGtgctttcaacattttttttcattgcagTCTCATTTTTATAACTTACTGGAATCAAGGTAAACCAAAAGGTTTCTTAAAccctttgaaattcttctgtgtgGTGATCATTTCCTCTTTTGAATTCTACATTTACATgtgataatatacatatattaataattgTGATCTCTCtactttccctctcctctcctcactccctcctcctctttctttcttcctctctccctcttccccttcctctccctcttctagtTGTCCTCATGGTTTTTCAGTTAAACACCCTTTTTCTTCCAAAGTCAATAACATGAAAATATGGCATaacaaaatgtgttttatatgtctagcatgtatatgtatgtgagtttctacatatacaatatatacatataaatatgtgggTTTTTAGCATTTCATTGAAGAAGAGTGAGAATTGATTAGATCTGGCATTAGAAAATAATGGATAAAATTTGGATGTGATggttcaggcctttaatcctggcaaTACTAGGCAATCTCTGTCAGcctggttacacagtgagttccaggccagctggagctacatggtgaaacactgtctcaaaaattaaaaaagaaaaaatgaaacagaaaactaTTGCTTTTTTTCACTAAAGAACCATTTTAATCATTAAATGCTCTATTTCCCCCTAACAACATACACATTTTTCAAGCTTTTTGGGatcttttatttatcattttaggGAAAAATTTGATTATATTGCTTAGGTCTTTTCTCAGAGCTATCTGCATGTCTTTATTTCTTAGACTGTAAATGATGGGGTTGAGCAGAGGTGTCAGAACAGTGTAAGTCACTGCTAGCAGTGTGTCATCCTTGAAAGAGTCACTGTTCTTGGGTCTCAGATAGACAAAACCAGCAAACCCATAATGTATGAACACCACAGTGAAATGGGAGGAGCAAGTTGAAAAGGTCTTATACCTTCCCTTGGCAGAGGGCAACTTCACAACCACTGTCATGATGAAGACATAAGATACCATGATCAAAATAAAGCTGCCCACCAACACAAAGGCAGTGAATGCAAGAAGAATCATTTTCTGATAAAAGGTGTAATTACAGGCAAGGGAGACCACAGGCTCAATATCACAAAAGAAGTGCTGAATGATGTTGGAGTTACAAAAGGACAAGTTGAATATTATGATGACAATGCACAGAGAAACTGAGAAGCCAAGCACAGCAGAGGCCATGATAAGCTGAAAGCAGATCTTTTGAGTCATCAGGATTGGATAATTCAGGGGGTTGTGAATAGCAGTGTAACGGTCATAGGACATGGCAGATAAGATGAAGCAATTATTACCTCCCaatccaaagaagaaaaacatctgtGTGGCACACTCAGGGAGAGAAATGGTCTTGCTCTCTGATACCAAGTCCACTAACATTCGCGGTAGGATCACCATAGTGGTGCAGGTTTCTGAAAAGGATAgggcaaagaggaaaaaatacatgGGGGTATGAAGGTTGTGGATGAGCTTGATGGCCACCATGATGGATGCATTTGCTAGGAGGATGGTCACATGGGAGAGGAGAATCACAATGAAGAGTAGTTTCTGCAGTTCTGGGAAGCTGGAAAATCCCCACAGAAGGAACGTGGTCACTGTGGTGTGAttgtccattatcatggcagcaGTGATTTTGACCATGGCAGAATGTATACTTAAGGTGAAGACTCAGAGATGTTTGTGAAGAGATTCTGCACTGATATCACCAGATTTTAATCAAGATCACCTAGGTTAATGAATTCAATAACCAAAGGAGAGACCTGGATGCCTGTGACTGGGAGAAAAATTAGGAGTCTAAGTTGTAAGAATATTTCTAGAATGTAAATTCATTCAGATTACATAGGCTAGGGCTAAGGCTTGTTGTCTGTTTTTCATCTAGTCCAACAGTGGCTGCCTCATGTTATgttggaaagtccaagaatctgagAGTTGTTCAGTCTGTGACATCTTGGATGACTCAGCTGGTCATCTGTCTACATTGGAATCCCAGAGAAGCTGGTTCTCACACCAGTGAAGTTATGCCTCAGCAGCAGGATAGATGAACTCGTTGGTGAGAATGAGGACAAGCAGTcaaagcttccttctcccatgtcctttCACACAGCCTGCCGCCAGAATGTATAGTCCAGATTTAGGATGTGTCTTCCCagctcaaatgatccaatcaagaaaaatcctcacaagtgtgcccagctgcttgggtgtTAGTTGATGCCagttgtagtcaagttgacaaccaacatTACCCATCACAGTGACAATGTTGAAAGtaaccagataaacaatttaccAGGTAATTTCAGCCTGTTTTAAATATACAATAATGCTACTACTAGTAATTCTTAGTGAGATAGTTCTTAGAACAAATCAATGACTTTGAAGTTGTTCAGAATATCACATTAAATTTACATGGAGTTGAAGTGAGTTCTGAAAAC
Protein-coding regions in this window:
- the LOC118577106 gene encoding olfactory receptor 10T2-like; translation: MDNHTTVTTFLLWGFSSFPELQKLLFIVILLSHVTILLANASIMVAIKLIHNLHTPMYFFLFALSFSETCTTMVILPRMLVDLVSESKTISLPECATQMFFFFGLGGNNCFILSAMSYDRYTAIHNPLNYPILMTQKICFQLIMASAVLGFSVSLCIVIIIFNLSFCNSNIIQHFFCDIEPVVSLACNYTFYQKMILLAFTAFVLVGSFILIMVSYVFIMTVVVKLPSAKGRYKTFSTCSSHFTVVFIHYGFAGFVYLRPKNSDSFKDDTLLAVTYTVLTPLLNPIIYSLRNKDMQIALRKDLSNIIKFFPKMINKRSQKA